In Boudabousia tangfeifanii, the DNA window GTGAGAAACTTGCCAATATCAACACTGGTAATAGCATTCTACGTGAAAATAAAAGGAAAAGTTTGTTAAAACGAAATCAAAGTTGATTTATTGCCTCAGGTCTTTTGATAGCTTAGGGCGAAAGGAACCCTCATTATCGAGGGCGATATTGGCATTCTCGGCGGTGACGTGGCACACTGAATACGATTAGTATTCACCCTCGGGAGGACATAATGGAATCTTCGGCAACGATGCCAGACACCGAACAGACGGTTGCGGACATTGATCCCCAACCCTCATCAAAAGCAGAAGTTGAAGCCACCGCTTCCGCTGTCAAAGATCCGAGTCAGGCACACCGGATCGGTCTGCTAACCTCCGGCGGTGACGCGCAAGGCATGAATGCTGCAGTGCGTGCGGTAGCCCGTACCGCCCTCGCCATGGGCGTCCAACCCTGCGCCATTATGGAAGGCTGGCAGGGTGCTTGCGACGGTGGCGATCGCATTAAGCCGCTGGGCTGGTCTGATGTTTCCAACATTCTGCACAAGGGCGGCACCGTAATTGGTACTGCCCGTTCGAAAGACTTCCGTGAGCGTGACGGCATGCGTCGCGCGGTCAAGAACCTGCTTGAGCATGGCATCGACCGACTCATTGTGATCGGTGGTGACGGCTCCCTGACCGGCACCAACGAATTCCGTCAGCTTTGGCCAGAACTTCTGGCCGAACTAGTCGAACGCGGCGAAGTTAGCGCCGAAGTAGCAGACGCTCACCAGCACCTGATGATTTGTGGTCTGGTCGGCTCGATTGACAACGACCTCGTTGGCTCCGACATGACCATCGGGGCAGACTCCGCCCTCCACCGTATTGTTGACGCCATCGACGATATTTCATCTACCGCCGCCTCCCACCAACGCACCTTCGTGGTTGAGGTCATGGGACGCCACTGTGGATACCTACCATTGATGGCCGGTATCGCCGGCGGTTGCGACTACGTCTTTATCCCAGAAGTACCGCCAGAAGATGGTTGGGAAGAAGAGCTTGCCAACAAGTTGCGCGCCGGCCGTGCCGCTGGTCGTCGTGACTCACTAGTTTTGGTGGCCGAGGGCGCCAAGGACCGTCACGGTGAACCCATTACCTCGCAGCAAGTCGCCGACGTGCTCAGCGAAAAAATGGGCGAGGACGTGCGCGTGACCATCCTTGGTCACGTTCAGCGTGGTGGTGAACCATCCGCCTACGACCGCTGGATGTCCACCATCCTCGGTTATGCCGCCGTCCAAGAAGTCATGAAAGCCACCCCAGAGGATGAACCGAACATTCTCGGTGTGCGCCACAACCGCGTCTCTCGTATCCCCATGATGAAGGCGGTGGCTGACACTCGTTCCGTCGCTGGCCTGATTAAGAATGGCGACTACACTGCGGCCGTGCGCCTACGTGGTTCCTCCTTCGCCGAAATGGTGCAAATTAACCGCATCATGTCGACCCCACCGTCCTACCAGCCTGCCAACCGCGCACTAACCACTGGTTGCGTGGAACCAAAGGCACAAAGTCGTCTCGATGAAATCGAGAGCAACAGCAAGGTAGAACATGCCCGTCGTGCCGTCCTCGAACATACTGCAGCACTCGAAGACCACGTTCGCCCAACGCCTTCACCGGGGCACGCTTGGGAAGAAGAAGTTAAGCCAGCTGCGGGCAAACGCGTCGCAATCTTGCACGCTGGTGGTTTGGCCCCCGGCATGAACACTGCCGCTCGCGCCGCCGTTCGTATCGGTATCGACAAGGGCTTGACCATGCTCGGGGTGCAAGGCTCCTTCGGTGGCCTCATCGACGGCCGAGTTTCCGAACTCGCCTGGGAATCGGTCGAAGGTTGGGCCTTCGATGGTGGGGCCGAACTAGGCACCCGTCGCCCAGTTCCTACCGTAGAACAGCTTTACTCGCTTGGCCGAGCCATCGAAAACAACAATATTGACGCCCTCATGATCGTCGGTGGCTTCAACGCCTACCTTTCCGCCTATGAGCTGGTGAAGGAACGCGACCGCTACCAAGCCTTCAATATTCCGATCATTTGTGTTCCTGCCTCCATCGACAACAACCTGCCCGGTTGTGAACTGAGCATTGGTGCCGACACCGCCCTCAATAACGCGGTTTGGGCGCTCGACCGCATAAAGGAATCAGCTGCGGCCTCCCGTCGCTGCTTCGTGGC includes these proteins:
- a CDS encoding 6-phosphofructokinase, encoding MESSATMPDTEQTVADIDPQPSSKAEVEATASAVKDPSQAHRIGLLTSGGDAQGMNAAVRAVARTALAMGVQPCAIMEGWQGACDGGDRIKPLGWSDVSNILHKGGTVIGTARSKDFRERDGMRRAVKNLLEHGIDRLIVIGGDGSLTGTNEFRQLWPELLAELVERGEVSAEVADAHQHLMICGLVGSIDNDLVGSDMTIGADSALHRIVDAIDDISSTAASHQRTFVVEVMGRHCGYLPLMAGIAGGCDYVFIPEVPPEDGWEEELANKLRAGRAAGRRDSLVLVAEGAKDRHGEPITSQQVADVLSEKMGEDVRVTILGHVQRGGEPSAYDRWMSTILGYAAVQEVMKATPEDEPNILGVRHNRVSRIPMMKAVADTRSVAGLIKNGDYTAAVRLRGSSFAEMVQINRIMSTPPSYQPANRALTTGCVEPKAQSRLDEIESNSKVEHARRAVLEHTAALEDHVRPTPSPGHAWEEEVKPAAGKRVAILHAGGLAPGMNTAARAAVRIGIDKGLTMLGVQGSFGGLIDGRVSELAWESVEGWAFDGGAELGTRRPVPTVEQLYSLGRAIENNNIDALMIVGGFNAYLSAYELVKERDRYQAFNIPIICVPASIDNNLPGCELSIGADTALNNAVWALDRIKESAAASRRCFVAETMGRRCGYLALMSGIAAGAELTYLHEDGITLDQLNQDSIRMRKSFEAGRRLFMVISNEEASAIYNRDFLARVFEEEGKGLYDVRQTALGHLQQGGSPTPFDRLLATRLVFHAMNWVEEELAREIDSEKAHTFRSSEAVYIGYSEGAIRTAPIERIAEVVEMENRRPRKQWWLELRPVSEVVSMPSRISGEPHAIPIADA